In Nicotiana tabacum cultivar K326 chromosome 17, ASM71507v2, whole genome shotgun sequence, one DNA window encodes the following:
- the LOC107813803 gene encoding LRR receptor-like serine/threonine-protein kinase GHR1, producing MKLSIKFLMFFVLYFGSAMGQLPSQDILALLEFKKGIEHDPTGFVLESWNEESIDFNGCPSSWNGIMCNGGNVAAVVLDNLGLFADVDLSVFANLTMLVKLSMANNSIAGKIPNNIGNFKSLEYLDLSGNLFASSLPPDVGKLGSLKNLSLAGNNFSGPIPDTISGLISIQSLDLSHNSFSGPLPSSLMKLIGLVYLNLSVNGFTKKIPKGFEMMENLEVLDLHGNMLDGNLDPQLLLLTTATVVDLSGNLLVNSASQQQKFLPGISESVKYLNLSHNQLTGSLVNEAQIFGNLNVLDLSYNQLSGELPSFNFVYDLQVLKLGNNRFSGFIPNDLLKGDALVLTVLDLSGNNLTGSISMITSTTLRTLNLSSNALFGELPFVTGSSAVLDLSNNQFEGNLTRMLKWGNIEYLDLSQNRLSGNIPEVTAQFLRLYHLNLSHNTLIGTLPKVITQFPKTTVLDLSFNQLDGPLLTSLLTLPTIEELHLQNNALVGSIDFSPPASTPKLRVLDLSHNQFGGYFPDGFGSLTALQVLDIAGNNLSGSIPTSIGNVSSLTSLDISENHFTGPLPKNLPNSLQSLNASLNDFSGVVPDNLRKFPLSSFYPGNSELQFPNPPSGSGQASTENHRNKQLKTIIKVVIIVSCVVVLVIVILLAIFIYLRAPRKPQAQVTDKDVRRQAQSTPSAFSSREGAGGVVVSAQDVATSRKASSSEIISPDEKMTAITGFSPSKASHFTWSPESGDSYTAESLPRLDVRSPDSLAGELYFLDDTISFTAEELSRAPAEVLGRSSHGTSYRATLDNGLLLTVKWLREGVAKQRKDFTKEAKKFANIRHPNVVGLRGYYWGPTQHEKLILSDYISPGSLASFLYDRPGRKGPPLTWPLRLKISVDIARGLNYLHFDREVPHGNLKASNILLDGPDLNARVADYCLHRLMTQAGTIEQILDAGVLGYRAPELAASKKPLPSFKSDVYAFGVILLELMTGKCAGDVVSGEDGGVDLTDWVRLKVAEGRGSDCFDNALSAEMGNPVMEKQMKEVLAIALRCIRSVSERPGIKTVYEDLSSI from the exons ATGAAGCTTTCAATTAAGTTCTTGATgttttttgttctttattttgGCTCTGCAATGGGGCAACTTCCATCCCAGGACATATTAGCACTGCTTGAGTTTAAGAAAGGTATAGAGCATGATCCAACAGGGTTTGTGCTTGAATCTTGGAATGAGGAATCCATTGATTTCAATGGGTGCCCTTCTTCTTGGAATGGGATAATGTGTAATGGTGGCAATGTTGCAGCAGTTGTCCTTGACAACTTGGGCTTGTTTGCTGATGTAGATTTGAGTGTGTTTGCTAACCTCACAATGCTTGTGAAGCTCTCAATGGCAAACAATTCAATTGCTGGAAAAATTCCTAACAACATAGGTAACTTCAAGAGCCTTGAGTATCTCGATCTGTCGGGTAATCTTTTCGCCTCCTCTTTACCGCCAGATGTTGGAAAACTAGGGAGCTTAAAGAATTTGTCGTTAGCTGGTAATAACTTTTCCGGTCCAATACCGGACACAATTTCAGGGCTCATATCAATCCAATCTTTGGACTTGAGTCACAATTCTTTTTCTGGGCCGCTACCTTCATCTTTGATGAAATTGATAGGCTTGGTATACCTTAATCTATCTGTTAATGGATTCACAAAGAAAATTCCAAAAGGATTTGAGATGATGGAAAATCTTGAAGTGCTTGACTTGCACGGAAATATGCTAGATGGCAATTTGGATCCACAACTCTTGCTGCTTACTACTGCAACTGTTGTTGACTTGAGTGGAAACTTACTAGTGAATTCTGCTTCTcagcagcagaaatttctgccaGGGATATCTGAGTCGGTCAAGTATTTAAATCTTAGCCATAATCAGCTTACTGGCTCACTTGTCAACGAGGCTCAGATATTTGGGAACTTGAATGTTCTGGATTTGAGCTACAATCAGCTGTCAGGGGAATTACCTAGTTTCAACTTTGTTTATGATCTTCAGGTCCTTAAACTTGGCAACAATCGGTTTTCTGGATTTATCCCCAATGATcttttgaaaggagatgcattggTTCTCACCGTGTTGGATTTAAGTGGAAACAACCTCACAG GGTCAATAAGCATGATAACATCGACAACATTGCGCACTCTTAACTTATCCTCTAATGCTCTCTTTGGTGAACTTCCCTTCGTGACTGGAAGTTCTGCGGTGCTTGATCTCTCGAATAATCAGTTCGAAGGTAATCTAACTAGAATGCTTAAATGGGGGAATATTGAATATCTTGACCTCAGCCAAAACCGCTTGAGTGGAAACATCCCTGAGGTTACAGCTCAGTTTCTGCGTTTATATCACCTCAACCTTTCACACAATACCCTAATTGGAACTCTCCCAAAAGTTATCACACAGTTTCCTAAGACCACAGTCCTTGATCTCAGTTTCAACCAGTTGGATGGGCCTCTTCTTACTTCTCTACTAACTTTGCCAACTATTGAAGAACTTCACCTACAAAACAATGCACTTGTTGGAAGCATTGATTTTTCTCCTCCGGCTAGTACTCCTAAGCTTCGTGTTCTTGATCTTTCTCATAATCAGTTCGGTGGTTATTTTCCTGATGGTTTTGGGTCGTTGACTGCGCTTCAAGTACTTGATATAGCAGGAAATAATTTGTCTGGATCTATACCAACTTCCATAGGTAATGTTAGTTCGCTTACTTCTTTAGACATTTCAGAGAATCATTTCACTGGTCCACTGCCAAAGAACCTGCCAAACAGCCTCCAAAGCTTAAATGCATCGCTCAATGACTTCTCTGGTGTTGTCCCTGATAATTTGAGAAAATTTCCCTTGTCATCTTTCTACCCAGGCAACTCTGAACTTCAATTTCCAAATCCTCCCTCGGGATCTGGTCAAGCTTCAACAGAAAATCATAGGAACAAGCAACTTAAAACTATTATCAAAGTGGTGATAATAGTTTCTTGTGTGGTTGTTCTTGTTATTGTAATCTTGCTCGCCATTTTTATATACTTACGGGCACCAAGGAAGCCTCAGGCACAGGTTACGGACAAAGATGTCCGGCGTCAAGCTCAATCAACTCCTTCTGCTTTTAGCAGTAGAGAAGGTGCTGGTGGTGTAGTAGTTTCAGCACAGGATGTTGCGACTTCACGGAAAGCATCATCATCAGAAATAATTAGTCCTGATGAGAAAATGACAGCTATAACTGGTTTCTCCCCTTCAAAAGCCAGTCATTTCACTTGGTCACCAGAGTCCGGTGATTCATATACCGCTGAAAGCCTTCCAAGATTGGATGTGAGATCTCCAGATAGTCTGGCAGGAGAGCTGTACTTCCTCGATGATACAATCTCTTTTACGGCCGAGGAACTATCTCGGGCCCCAGCTGAAGTCTTGGGCAGAAGCAGCCATGGGACGTCTTACAGGGCAACTCTGGATAACGGGTTGCTCTTGACTGTGAAATGGCTGAGAGAAGGAGTGGCAAAACAGAGAAAGGATTTCACGAAGGAGGCTAAAAAGTTTGCAAATATTAGGCATCCAAATGTGGTCGGATTAAGAGGTTATTACTGGGGACCCACACAACACGAGAAGCTTATTCTTTCAGATTACATATCTCCTGGAAGTCTAGCAAGTTTTCTCTATG ATCGTCCTGGAAGAAAAGGTCCACCCCTAACCTGGCCCCTAAGACTCAAAATATCAGTTGATATTGCACGTGGCCTGAATTATCTCCATTTTGACCGCGAGGTTCCTCATGGAAACCTTAAAGCTTCCAACATCTTGTTGGATGGTCCTGATCTTAATGCACGAGTTGCTGATTACTGCCTTcaccgccttatgactcaagcgGGGACAATAGAACAGATTCTTGATGCTGGAGTGTTGGGTTATCGTGCACCAGAGTTGGCCGCATCCAAGAAACCACTGCCTTCCTTCAAATCAGATGTATATGCGTTTGGCGTCATTTTGTTGGAGCTCATGACTGGGAAATGTGCAGGTGATGTGGTTTCAGGTGAAGATGGGGGAGTGGACTTGACCGACTGGGTAAGGTTGAAGGTGGCAGAAGGTCGAGGGTCGGATTGTTTTGATAATGCATTGTCAGCTGAGATGGGAAATCCAGTAATGGAGAAGCAAATGAAGGAGGTTCTTGCAATAGCTCTTCGGTGCATACGTTCTGTATCCGAGAGGCCAGGTATTAAGACTGTATATGAGGACCTTTCATCTATATAG